Within the Rosa rugosa chromosome 2, drRosRugo1.1, whole genome shotgun sequence genome, the region CATGTGCAGAAATCAACATTTTTGGATGAAATGTTATAGAACCTTGTAGTTAAGAGTCTTAATCTTGGAGATGTTTATGATCCCTGGATTTTTTGTTGTATATGCATGTCTCTGTATTGATCATGATTATCTGTTATTATCCAAattcaaatcagattttttgTTGTATTAGCATATGAAGTTTGTAGCAAAAAACTCAAATCAGAGTGGTATTGCACTTGATCATGCACATGCATGAATATACCGTCATTCTCTAGTTTATTTTGCATAGCTCTATGTAGATATCTGATGCAAGTTTTTCTTACAATTTTCTTGACAGCTCAGAGTTTTAGGGAAGCTTTTGTTCAGCCTGGGATATGGTGTGTAGAGGAACCATCCACGGCGATCCATCCTAACCCGAGTTCTCCATAGGTATTTGTTAATGTGGCACAATTAACCTAAATGGTGAGGGTAGGGTGGGGAAATGGGCTAGGTTTAGGGTTAGGATAGATTAAGGGTTCAATCCCTTCCAATGTAACCTGAAAACAATATTATGGTTACAGGAAATATTTTCTATGATAGTACGATTGCAAACTGGTGCTTGCTGTTTCCAAATCAAAATGAATTTAGCTTTGACTGGGGAACCATGGGGTTTATTTTATAAAAGGATATTTGCTTGCAGCCAGGGTTGGGATGCTGAATTCAACTGACATCTTGATGACTTGTGATCTAGTGTCTGTCATTGAGACTTTTAGTGTATGTTTTTAACAACGTTTAATATTTGGTGGTGTTCAGGAAGGAAAATGCCAATTTTTCAACCGAAAATTAGTTGTCGCATTCTGGTTGTCTTATCTTCTACCTTGGTCTTGTATTTGTAGCAGGCCTTTGTGATTTCTTTAGAAACACAGATTAGAGTATTTGCATCAGATGCATGGTAGAGATCTATGGGTTTTATTTAGTTAATCCTCTTTCAGCATTTGGCAATTGTGTTATCTTCTACCTTGGTCTTGTATTTGTAGCAGGCCTTTGTGATTTCTTTAGAAACACAGATTAGAGTATTTGCATCAGATGCATGGTAGAGATCTATGGGTTTTATTTAGTTAATCCTCTTTCAGCATTTGGCAATTGTGTTAGGGCCATGAGCTGTGGAGTTCAAGCTactcatgaattttttttttttttggtatttcttTCGTCGACCACTTTCTGCAAACAATGAGAAAACCTCTTTTGGGTGAAAACGTACAAAGCTGACCTCCTTATATTCCATCCACAAACTCCAATGTATCCATGTCGTCATCTGGACCATAAACAGAGAATATATCTCAAGAGAATATATTCCTCCTTAACACCGCACCTTTGTTATCATCTGGGTCGCCATCTGCAATGGATTGCAAGATGCTCATCTCGCACTACAGATGACAGCAAGCACTCTTTCTGGTACTTTGAGAGCAACACACACACTGCAGTGTGTCTAAGTTTTGACATCCAAGCCACTTAAAAGAAAACTAATTTTTATTGTCaacaataaattaaaattaaattggAGGTGCAACCCTTGAGGCTATCATTCAAATACCATTATTTCTCAAATGGCAGCTACCCAAAAAAATCCAGTCAAATGACTAAACACTATTCAACGTTTTTGATCAAGTTCAAACAGAGTTAACTCTCCCATAACACGACTCTGGGAATTATTGACACAACATTTGGTCCTATTAGAGCTTACTCCAATAAAAACAGCAAAGCCGGCGCTGCTGGCAGCAATAAAAATACAGCACTACTTGGACAAATGCAAAATTTGGATGGGTATAAGGATGGGTACATAACCCCATCCCAAGGCATTGATCATACTTTACACTAACTCTGGTTGGCGAACTTGAGACCCTTCTCAATAGATGATTTGAGCTCAGGCTTCAATAGTTCCAATCCTTCCTTTTCAAAGTCCGAGAGAGGACCCAAATCCAAAACTTCCTCCACACCATTCTTCCCCAGTCTCACCTGCAAACAGCAATTAATATCATTAATCAATATAATGCTACTCACTTGGGCAAATATTTATGACCAGAAACTGACCGGAACATGATATCTAGACCATCTGCATCCTAAGAATATGCATGATGGTGCAAGATTTTAGCTCTAATGATCATGCAAGTAACCAAAATGTTTGACAAATATCAAGAGTCTCCCATTAATCAATGATATAATAACTGGTAACAAAATGATGGAACCAACACATGTTGAAACAGAAACATTCATTAACCAAAAGGCACGGTAAACACGTTTTAACAAAGCCATTTTCACACTACTGTTCCTAGAAGGTAGATACCAGGAAACCATCAACGGCCAGACCAGTGAAGACATACCAATTAACATGACAACACTCAAACTGTAACAATGAATACAGATCTAAGCTATAAAGCCAATTACTGGTGCATTAAGAAACCCAAAAAAGCTCGAAAGAAATGAAATCCCAATTTTGTTAAGCTCACTAACCTTGGAAGCAAAGAAAGGAAGTTCAGTGATGCTCGATTGCACATACGAACATTCCACAACATCTGGGACCCCATTAAGTCCCTTCAGACAAGCATCAGCAAAAAGAGCTCCAGCATAACTGCAAGATACAAGGCAAGTTAGTAAAGAGAAGAACATAGATTTCCTTTTTGTTTATTCCTACAACTGCAAAAGAAAACATAATCCATGCAGCACAACTTGATAAAAGGAATATAACGCCATGCAACAGCAATGGAGACCGACATTTTAAATATACATGGCGCTGGTTTTATCTAAATACTTACGCCATAGACAATGTAGCAGATCCCTTTCCAGCTTTGGCTTCCACAACTTCTgtccctccatcctgggttCTCTTTGTCAAGGCCTTGATGTAATCATCAGGCAAATTGGCTTTTGGAGTAGCCTACAACACATTCAAATAAACAGCAATAAATTAGCCAAGTAAGTCAACACAAACAAAAGAAGATGCAAGAACACCACTTCCTCGAATATCATTTAATCCAACACCAAggtttagaaagaaaaaaaaaatacacacctgagaaaatagtgggagaatGGTAATGCCAGCGTGGCCACCAACAACTGGGACATTAACCTCTGCAACCACAAACATAACGAAATGAAAGCTTAGTAAATTATTCAGCTTCTAACccaacaaaaccaaaatcatgAGAATTACACCTAGTCAGTTGCAAGTGTCAATCTTCCGCAAAGCCAATTGAGCAATATAACACATATAATACTAACATAACTAAAAGGAACGAAATTTTGCGAACACATACCAGCAACAGGGACATTGGCCTTGCCAGCATAGAAAGTCTTGGCCCTGACCACATCAAGAGTAGTCACACCAAACAACCTCTTCTCGTCGTAAACCCCCGCCTTCTTCAACACCTCCGATGCGATGGGCACGGTGGAGTTAACAGGGTTGCTAATCATGTTGATAATCGCCTAGCCACACCAATCAACCCAAAAACCGATTCAATTACACACACAaaccaattcaaaacaatccGAAACGAAGAGCAATTAGAGATACTCACATGAGGGCAGTACTTGGCGATGGCGGAGGTCAGAGACTTGACGATGCCAGCATTAATGTTGAAGAGATCGTCACGTGTCATTCCAGGCTTACGTGGCACACCGGCGGGGATAATCACGACGTCGCATCCCTCCAAGGCCGCGGCGAGCTGATCCTCCCCAGCGTAACCCTTAACCTAGAAAATCACCACCGCAAAAACCCCCCCAAAATGAATCAGAAACCGTCGGATCGGAGCGAATCAGGCATCAGTTTAGAGACTAAGAAGCAGAAGTACCTCAGATCTGGTGTTGATGTGGCTGACGTCGGCGGCGACGCCGGGGGTGCCGGCGATATCGTAGAGGGAGAGGTGGGAGACGAGAGGGTTGAGCTTCATGAGGAGAGCGAGGGGCTGGCCGATGCCGCCGGCGGCGCCGAGGACGGAGACCTTGCGGTGGGGGACGGACTCCGAGGAGTAGGCGCGGCGGGCGACGCGGTGGACGGATCTGACCAAGGACATGGATGGCCTCATTTTTCTTCGCTCTTTTTTGCTTTGGGAGAAGAGTTGATGAGGCAAGGCAAGTGATGAATACTACAGTTGCTAGTGTGGTGTGGTATTTATGGGTAGTTTTGGGACCCCCTattttataataatttaatGGAGAAAAAGTTAATGTCATTTGATTCACCTAGTTAAAAAACAGGTTGATATTTACTGTAGTCTAAATTGAACTTTAGGTAGGGCTTCACGTTTATGTATATTCTAAGAATATGTCGTTTTCTCcactcttgttttttttttggttaattcaTTTGACACGCTCAACTTGGGGTTTAAGAGAGAGATAGCGCCGGCGTCAAACTTGGGTTTTGTGTTCGTCGAGGCTAGAGATGGGTTTGGATGTTGTTGAGGCTCTTCTGTTTTTTCGCCGTTGGTTTTTGTTGTGGAATGTGGTTACAATAAAGTGTAGTTTGTAGCATAACGATATATTGTTCGTTTGGCGGACATTTTGAGAGAGTTGCTTTGGTTATTGCTAGATTTGGTGCGTATAGGTATCCATGCACATGTATATTGAAATACTATTCATGCAAAAGTGAAAAGAGAGAATCTGGTTTACAAAAAGAGGGTGTCAATTTTACTCTCCTTTAAATTCGTTGTACCTTCTAATATTTAATTCAGCTAAGTAATCTATCCTTTATTCGTGAAGTGAATTCCGATTGAATCACCAGCATGTTACAGTGAAGAACTCGTGGAACACAAATGCATCGTCATATTTGTCATCTTGAGCTCCATCTCAATATGATTTTGGATAAGCTTCACCTTAGACTCGTAGCACTAACATTCACGTAACTCATGCCTCGCTCACTGAGTTCAACTACTTCACTGAAAACAAAACCCTCAGCTATGATCTTTTACTCGACACagccttcaaagttcaaaggaGATTGCATTTGGACGTCTATTATGATCACTTCGAAAGCATAACTATATTGCATTCAGGGCTTATTACCAAAACCAGAGATATTTTGTTGGGAGAATTATATGAACTCTCTTTCCCGAAGGGAGAAAGCTAGGTCAATACATCTTTTGTGACAGTCTCATTCAAAGGGAAACAAATCTTATTTTAATGTCAAACACCCTAGAGAATCTAGTGCCACAAGATGATCGACGATTGTCATATCGATGCCAACAAGAGCAAGGATGTCGAGGATACTGTTATCAAGATCAAAACAAGAACATTTCCACATGGCGTTTGGTGCATATTTATATGGGAGTCCAAGTTTGTATGTGAGTTGATCCATTCATGTTACGTTGTACGTTAATCGCTTTACAATGACTGAATGACATTGCAAAGATGCTAATATTTTCGAGACTGTGAAGTGCAATTCTCGAAATCTATCTAGAGTTTCTCTTCTCTAATTTGATTATTCATGTATCCATGGATGATTACGAATTTatgattctatatatatatggtcgATCTTTTGGGTGGTTCTTTGATAATATCACTTGGAGTTTCCCTGATGTTACGGCTTTAAGTTAAGGGTCTCTTTAGATTCTTAACACTACGTACATAAGAAATCCAAGCATCAACTATGTTGAGAACATCAATCTAGCTTCTAGAGGGAAAAGTCGAAGCATCCTAACATGTCATCATGAAACTGATCTTCTGGATCAGGTAACTCATCTTTTCAGTTCTTGAGAATATTATTATGAAATAAGTTTTCAGGTAATTATAACAGATTTGGTATTTCTTGTAATGTACCTAGTTAATGAACTTGGAGGAAACTTTAAAATCCATTCTGTATATTAGCATCTTTTATTTAACAGAAGTCTATTCTGTTTTCAGATACAATGTCTAAACTTACAGAAAGATTAGAGAGCGTGAAATGGAAGCTTCCTGAGATACCTTAGAAGGTTTAGAATTTACCTAATTTTTCTGAGCATGCATGATAAGGTCAAAGACTAACTTTTTGTTAATGATGAATGGAAGGGCAGGCCATCAGTCAGACTCTATCGCCTATCGAATAGAGATATGTGTAAGATGGGAAAAGTTGTTCTTCAAAAGTTCGGAACAGGCTTTTCTCAATGTGATGTTGGAGTACTGTTCTTGTTAGCATTTCAGCTTAGGAAACAAGGAGATGGAGTGAGTGAGTGACTGGTTTTATGTTTCCAAAAGGGATCCACATTCTCTGTGAATGACGTGTGATACACTGATATGAGACATTAGATAAAGAAATAGGTTCTGTAAGAGTAGGAGTTCCGGTGCCGCGGCCTACAGAGAGTTTCAGTGAATCTGAAAATGATAAAGGATATGCTTTTCTGACAGCATCGGTACTGAGGCTGTTTACGAAAACGCCGGAAAATTTGGTAAGAGCATGGGGTAATTTTCTCTAATAAGAATCGGTATGCTGACTTCTATGGGGAACCATTCCCGAAATTGAACGTGCAGCCTGATCAGGTGGTGTTGGAGGGCATTCACAGACGATTTTTGTTTGCCAAATATAATCTGTTCCAGGTATATTTATTGAGCATGTCCAAAAAGTTGGCTTATGGCTTTTTATACagatttattttatatatatatatatatatatatttatatagtATTCAAATGAGCTTTTAATacagaattgtagagagaaaatGCATTACCTAGATGCCTTTTGAAATTCAGTCAAAAAGTTGTAGAACTCTCTTGGTGAAGAACTACCTCCTTGCTCCCTACGCAATAATAAATACTCCATAGCCTGAAATAATTCCGAGCGTTACTACCCATTGCAAACAATAATAACATGATATAACAAAGTGCATAAGAttctaatgaaaaaaaaatcaagaatgaTTGTTTGAATTATTCAAAAGTTTATGTAATATCAATGAATCAAACAAGAAGAGAGCTATACTTATCTGTAACCAATTGCTCTGGTTGCTGAATTGGAATTTGGAATAAGACCCGCATCAAGAAGCCATCTGGCCTCAGACAAGATACCATCAGTTCCTGCAGTAAACTAAATGATGAGCTTATGTAAAACAAATGAAATTTTCTGATTTGATTCGAGAACACAAAGATGGATGATCAATCTGTAGTAATGTACCCCAATATGACTTACCTGACACCATATCTTCACATCGCCAATCAATTGATCTGTATAGATCAACCCTTTGGTTTGAGAGGAAAAAGCAAATGAAGTCATAGTCCAATTCCTTTGATTTAACTTCCTCCACAACATCAGCACAGGAACTAATGTCATTAGTGTCTGCTACACTAGAATCACATTCTTTGCGTAAAGAATCATACGGAACTTCGAAGCTAGGCAGATGGAGGTGATCCACTAGACTGTcatttcatgaaaaaaaaatatatatattcaaccaGAGAGACAACAATGATTTAAGTTATCAACAAAACACTTATGTTTGTCATGTGTCTCTCTGTTTAAAGAATGTATAGTTTAAGTCCCTATCTTTTTTGTTTGGGGCGGGGCTAGGGGGAGATTCCATTATTCACATATATAAGCAGAAACATTACAGACTAACCTTGATGATCTCCAGGCTGCGTCTTAATCGGTACCAATCATTAGCAGCCAAAAATTAAGCCTTAGGGTCACCTGCTTTGATCACCAACTGCACAGCTGCATCCCAGTGTCCATTTCTTTCTAAATCTGCCAACTCAGAAGACACTTCAGATGCGATCTCTTTTGAGGCTTTGCGAACATCTGGTTTTCCATATATTAACCTGATCTTTATAACAACAAATAATGTTATGAATACAAccgaaaagaagagaaaaacacaTAAATAACAGCATCCCTCTAAATTCCAGAGTGTATCTGAATTCAACCTGAAGAGACTGAGTTAAATGGTGCCAATATCACCAACAAACATAGAGTTGTCTTTTCAGAAGATATTTATTTACCAGGAAGGCTATTTTATCAACAGCTAAGTGGCATTTCTGTGACTTAACATTCTAACTTTAACATAATTAACATATACACTAATAATAAGAAAGAGaaaattttgtagaaaatatttACACAAGAACATAGTGGCACCTACCATC harbors:
- the LOC133728143 gene encoding malate dehydrogenase, mitochondrial: MRPSMSLVRSVHRVARRAYSSESVPHRKVSVLGAAGGIGQPLALLMKLNPLVSHLSLYDIAGTPGVAADVSHINTRSEVKGYAGEDQLAAALEGCDVVIIPAGVPRKPGMTRDDLFNINAGIVKSLTSAIAKYCPHAIINMISNPVNSTVPIASEVLKKAGVYDEKRLFGVTTLDVVRAKTFYAGKANVPVAEVNVPVVGGHAGITILPLFSQATPKANLPDDYIKALTKRTQDGGTEVVEAKAGKGSATLSMAYAGALFADACLKGLNGVPDVVECSYVQSSITELPFFASKVRLGKNGVEEVLDLGPLSDFEKEGLELLKPELKSSIEKGLKFANQS